From the Deltaproteobacteria bacterium genome, one window contains:
- a CDS encoding phage tail protein, with protein sequence MADNLYKLIEKAHETASTADAKQFGVEIGIVTNVKDPDQLGRVKVCFPRLPGKPESDWCRVVQPAAGAGRGFYWLPHVNDEVLIAFERGEAHRPYVVGSLWNGKDKPMKTAYADENTTVMIQTKAGHQIMLDDKSGQEKIVIADKSGNRTITFDVTNKKFLIEAKEGDVEIHAEKKIVLDCEDLEIKTKKTGKIDIGTTFDLNVSDKANIKAGPQLNIKASRVNIN encoded by the coding sequence TTGGCCGACAACCTGTACAAGCTGATCGAGAAGGCGCACGAGACGGCATCCACTGCCGACGCGAAGCAGTTCGGCGTCGAGATCGGAATCGTCACGAACGTCAAGGACCCCGACCAGCTCGGGAGGGTCAAGGTGTGCTTTCCCCGGCTGCCGGGAAAGCCCGAGTCGGACTGGTGCCGCGTGGTGCAGCCGGCGGCCGGCGCGGGGCGCGGCTTCTACTGGCTGCCGCACGTGAACGACGAAGTGCTGATCGCGTTCGAGCGCGGCGAGGCGCACCGGCCGTACGTGGTCGGCTCGCTCTGGAACGGCAAGGACAAGCCGATGAAGACGGCCTACGCCGACGAGAACACGACCGTGATGATCCAGACGAAGGCGGGTCATCAGATCATGCTCGACGACAAGAGCGGCCAGGAGAAGATCGTCATCGCCGACAAGAGCGGGAACCGGACGATCACCTTCGACGTGACGAACAAGAAGTTCCTGATCGAGGCGAAGGAAGGCGACGTGGAGATCCACGCGGAGAAGAAGATCGTGCTCGACTGCGAGGATCTGGAGATCAAGACGAAGAAGACGGGGAAGATCGACATCGGGACGACGTTCGATCTCAACGTCTCCGACAAGGCGAACATCAAGGCTGGGCCGCAGCTCAACATCAAGGCCAGCCGTGTAAACATCAATTAA
- a CDS encoding phage tail sheath family protein, with product MSLYKSPGVHIESAGDRYIPLERVETGVTAFLGATDTGPRHEPTRVGSFEQYEKVFGAGDSYMTHAVRGFFDNGGRTAYIVNVAPESGLDPAPDDFIGQQGTRPRGLQALERIDDVDLLVAPDLMFQYRRSVAFMEAEDVLAVQRAMIDHCEKLHDRFCLLDPLPGHGLKEALEWRRHFDSSHASFYFPYIKVRKGEEVLAPLPPSGHIAGMIARNDKVEGVHRAPANQPLEGLVDVAQRVRKRERDAAFDQRVNTLVPFIGRGIRIWGARTLSSDPSFVQINVRRLFILVRKSVEKYAQWVVFEPNEATLWKKIVRTVDVFLADLWKQGALVGAAQDEAYYVKCDEETNPPESRDVGELVCEIGISPVKPAEFIVVRIHQWTRERTDADKEEPAEAVAGG from the coding sequence ATGAGCCTCTACAAATCGCCCGGCGTTCACATCGAGTCCGCCGGCGACCGCTACATCCCTCTGGAGCGGGTGGAGACCGGCGTCACCGCGTTCCTCGGCGCCACCGATACAGGTCCGCGCCATGAGCCGACGCGGGTGGGCTCCTTCGAGCAGTACGAAAAGGTATTCGGCGCCGGCGACAGCTACATGACCCATGCGGTGCGCGGCTTCTTCGACAACGGCGGTCGCACCGCCTACATCGTCAACGTCGCGCCGGAGAGCGGACTCGACCCCGCACCGGACGACTTCATCGGGCAGCAGGGGACGAGACCGCGCGGGCTGCAGGCGCTGGAGCGGATCGATGACGTCGACCTTCTGGTGGCGCCCGATCTGATGTTCCAATACCGCCGCTCGGTGGCGTTCATGGAGGCCGAGGACGTGCTCGCGGTGCAGCGGGCAATGATCGATCACTGCGAGAAGCTGCATGACCGCTTCTGCCTGCTCGATCCGTTGCCCGGTCACGGGCTGAAAGAAGCGTTGGAGTGGCGGCGCCACTTCGACTCTTCGCACGCCAGCTTCTACTTCCCGTACATCAAGGTGCGGAAGGGTGAAGAGGTGCTCGCTCCCCTTCCGCCCTCGGGCCACATCGCCGGGATGATCGCCCGCAACGACAAGGTGGAAGGCGTGCATCGGGCTCCGGCCAACCAGCCGCTGGAGGGACTCGTCGACGTGGCGCAGAGGGTGCGCAAGCGCGAGCGCGATGCCGCGTTCGACCAGCGGGTCAACACGCTCGTCCCCTTCATCGGTCGCGGCATCCGCATCTGGGGCGCGCGCACGCTGAGCTCCGATCCCTCCTTCGTGCAGATCAACGTGCGGCGCCTGTTCATCCTCGTGCGCAAGAGCGTGGAGAAGTACGCGCAATGGGTAGTGTTCGAGCCCAACGAGGCGACGCTGTGGAAGAAGATCGTGCGCACGGTCGACGTCTTCCTCGCCGATCTCTGGAAGCAGGGCGCTTTGGTCGGCGCAGCCCAGGACGAGGCGTACTACGTCAAGTGCGACGAGGAGACCAACCCGCCGGAATCGCGCGACGTCGGCGAGCTCGTCTGCGAGATCGGCATCTCGCCGGTGAAGCCAGCCGAGTTCATCGTCGTCCGCATCCACCAGTGGACGCGCGAACGGACGGATGCGGACAAGGAAGAGCCGGCCGAGGCAGTCGCAGGCGGGTAG
- the tatA gene encoding twin-arginine translocase TatA/TatE family subunit: MNLGFGELLLIFIVILLIFGASKLPQLGDALGKGIKNFKRSVTGNDEIDVTPKKESLPQEKAPATKTEARSTSEKK; this comes from the coding sequence ATGAATCTCGGGTTCGGCGAGCTCCTGCTCATCTTCATCGTCATCCTCCTCATCTTCGGAGCCAGCAAGCTGCCTCAGCTCGGCGACGCGCTGGGGAAGGGCATCAAGAATTTCAAGCGGTCGGTGACCGGGAACGACGAGATCGACGTCACGCCGAAGAAGGAATCGTTGCCGCAGGAGAAGGCACCCGCGACGAAGACCGAAGCGCGCTCCACGAGCGAGAAGAAGTAG
- a CDS encoding phage tail protein, whose translation MAASRKDHQAISFFRVEIDSIESASFRKCGGLKSESEVFEYQEGGDNETVRKLIGPTKASNILLTKGYVCDPALFQWRDEIASSGTKKIARRNGSIVALGPDGKTEVGRWNFQKAWPVRWEMSELDASTGQAMCEMLELAVEKVTKG comes from the coding sequence ATGGCGGCATCGCGCAAGGACCACCAGGCGATTTCCTTCTTCCGGGTGGAGATCGACTCGATCGAGAGCGCCTCCTTCCGCAAGTGTGGTGGCCTGAAGAGCGAGAGCGAGGTGTTCGAGTACCAGGAAGGCGGCGACAACGAGACCGTCCGCAAGCTGATCGGACCGACCAAGGCCTCGAACATCCTCCTCACCAAGGGTTACGTCTGCGATCCGGCGCTCTTCCAGTGGCGCGACGAGATCGCTTCCTCGGGGACGAAGAAGATCGCGCGGCGCAACGGCTCCATCGTCGCGCTCGGACCTGACGGCAAGACGGAGGTCGGGCGCTGGAACTTCCAGAAGGCGTGGCCCGTGCGCTGGGAGATGTCCGAGCTCGACGCCAGCACCGGGCAGGCGATGTGCGAGATGCTCGAGCTCGCGGTCGAGAAGGTGACGAAGGGCTGA
- a CDS encoding ArsA family ATPase, whose product MPALLDRRLVVVTGKGGTGKSTISAAVALAAARRGKKVLVCEVVAKERVADFFGRPSSGTQIRELVPNLYSIHVRPREAMREYALMILKYETLYRIAFENAAARYFLAAAPSLAEIVMLGKVWWHASQEMERGRLRWDMVVLDAPATGHGLTFLTVPEVFLRLVSEGPLARDMRSMQSLLADPAKCSICVVTLPEEMPANEAVELDRALRQHEFPAGPLFLNAAFASRFSAQEVASVTRGGPLLTAAGEAADNHESRAALCRQYEAFLRDTVPRELVKVPFLFERSFGAQAIEKVARSIGEAL is encoded by the coding sequence ATGCCGGCCCTCCTCGATCGCCGCCTCGTCGTGGTGACAGGCAAGGGCGGCACCGGTAAGAGCACGATCTCGGCGGCGGTGGCGCTGGCTGCGGCGCGGCGGGGCAAGAAGGTCCTGGTCTGCGAAGTGGTGGCGAAGGAGCGGGTCGCCGACTTCTTCGGACGGCCATCTTCCGGAACGCAGATCCGTGAACTGGTGCCCAACCTGTACAGCATCCACGTGCGCCCTCGCGAGGCGATGCGCGAGTACGCTTTGATGATCCTCAAGTACGAGACGCTGTACCGCATCGCCTTCGAAAATGCCGCCGCGCGCTATTTCCTCGCCGCGGCGCCATCGCTGGCCGAGATCGTGATGCTGGGCAAGGTCTGGTGGCATGCATCGCAGGAAATGGAGCGCGGCCGCCTGCGCTGGGACATGGTGGTCCTCGACGCCCCCGCGACGGGTCACGGGCTGACCTTCCTCACCGTTCCGGAGGTGTTCCTCCGCCTGGTCTCGGAAGGTCCTCTCGCGCGCGACATGCGCTCGATGCAGTCCCTGCTCGCCGACCCCGCGAAGTGCAGCATCTGTGTCGTCACCCTGCCCGAGGAGATGCCGGCGAACGAGGCCGTGGAGCTCGATCGTGCCTTGCGGCAACACGAGTTCCCCGCCGGCCCCCTCTTCCTCAACGCCGCGTTCGCCTCCCGCTTCTCGGCACAAGAGGTAGCCTCGGTGACGCGCGGCGGTCCCCTGCTCACCGCCGCAGGCGAAGCAGCGGACAACCATGAATCGAGGGCCGCGCTCTGCCGTCAGTACGAGGCTTTCCTGCGCGACACGGTTCCGCGCGAGCTGGTGAAGGTGCCTTTTCTCTTCGAGCGCAGCTTCGGTGCGCAGGCGATCGAGAAGGTGGCGCGCTCCATCGGGGAAGCGCTGTGA
- a CDS encoding glycerophosphodiester phosphodiesterase encodes MLPAHFNPTGRPLVWAHRGASAEAPENTVAAFSLALAQGADGIELDAQRCASGQVIVLHDESLLRTTGFGALVTDASYSVVRTLDAGSWKSERFRGERIPLLAEALEAFPGLVNVELKCDRRDDGGLTAEVVHVVRAARAEERVLLSSFNPMCLWRARFLAPEIVRALLFESEQRWAFRSAIVAPLLDASAMHPEHVLATPERVRRWRRRGYSVACWTVDDPEIAARLHDSGVGAIFTNRPALMRTRWPGSA; translated from the coding sequence ATGCTGCCGGCGCACTTCAACCCGACCGGACGGCCTTTGGTCTGGGCCCATCGCGGCGCATCGGCCGAGGCTCCCGAGAACACCGTCGCCGCCTTCTCGCTGGCGCTCGCCCAGGGTGCGGACGGCATCGAGCTCGACGCGCAGCGCTGCGCGTCCGGGCAAGTGATCGTCCTGCACGACGAGTCGCTCCTGCGCACGACCGGCTTCGGCGCGCTGGTCACTGACGCGTCGTACTCCGTCGTGCGCACGCTCGACGCGGGTTCGTGGAAGTCCGAACGGTTCCGCGGCGAGCGGATTCCGCTGCTCGCGGAAGCGCTCGAGGCGTTTCCCGGGCTGGTGAACGTCGAGTTGAAGTGCGATCGGCGCGACGACGGCGGCCTCACGGCGGAGGTCGTCCATGTGGTGCGCGCGGCGCGGGCCGAGGAGCGCGTGCTGCTCAGCTCGTTCAATCCGATGTGCCTGTGGCGCGCCCGCTTTCTCGCTCCGGAGATCGTCCGCGCCCTGCTCTTCGAGTCGGAGCAGCGATGGGCCTTCCGCTCGGCGATCGTGGCGCCGCTCCTGGACGCGTCGGCAATGCATCCCGAGCACGTTCTCGCCACCCCGGAGCGCGTGCGGAGATGGCGCCGGCGGGGTTATTCGGTCGCCTGCTGGACGGTGGACGACCCGGAGATCGCAGCGAGGCTTCACGACAGCGGGGTGGGCGCGATCTTCACCAATCGGCCGGCGTTGATGCGGACGCGCTGGCCGGGAAGTGCGTAG
- a CDS encoding LysM peptidoglycan-binding domain-containing protein, with protein sequence MATLEKAKLMNVDTNDTWDVLFNPKEYSVQKSVQWEPHKAPGLDTPEHEFTSGNPAVLNVELFFDTYEEKKDVRTEHTEKILDLAAVNADKHRPPKVMFAWGGFKFTGFIESLTVRYTMFLPDGKPCRATANVSMKELQTAAEQLQKKPRNSPDHTKRRTLKTGETLALIAHEEYDDPAEWRRIADANGILDPREVKPGTVLTLPPIL encoded by the coding sequence ATGGCGACGCTGGAGAAAGCCAAGCTGATGAACGTCGACACGAACGACACGTGGGACGTTCTCTTCAACCCCAAGGAATACTCGGTGCAGAAGAGCGTCCAGTGGGAACCGCATAAGGCGCCGGGCCTGGACACGCCGGAGCACGAGTTCACCAGCGGGAACCCGGCCGTCCTCAACGTCGAGCTGTTCTTCGACACCTACGAGGAAAAGAAGGACGTCCGCACCGAGCACACCGAGAAGATCCTCGACCTGGCGGCGGTCAACGCCGACAAGCACCGGCCGCCAAAAGTCATGTTCGCCTGGGGCGGCTTCAAGTTCACCGGATTCATCGAGAGCCTGACCGTGCGCTACACGATGTTCCTTCCCGACGGAAAGCCGTGCCGCGCCACCGCCAACGTCTCGATGAAGGAACTGCAGACGGCGGCGGAGCAGCTGCAGAAGAAGCCGCGCAACTCTCCGGATCACACCAAGCGGCGCACGCTGAAGACCGGCGAGACGCTGGCGCTGATCGCCCACGAGGAATACGACGACCCGGCAGAATGGCGCCGGATCGCGGACGCGAACGGCATTCTCGACCCGCGCGAGGTGAAGCCGGGCACCGTCCTGACGTTGCCTCCCATCCTCTGA
- a CDS encoding DEAD/DEAH box helicase, translating to MLEGFHPSVRTWFEARFGTPTEPQALGWPRIQSGEHTLIAAPTGSGKTLAAFLACLDAMIREGESLPGETQVLYVSPLKALANDVRMNLLEPLAELRRLPGVPEILTAVRTGDTPQPERQAMLRKPPHVLVTTPESFYLLLTSAGGREVLRTVRTVIVDEIHAVARDKRGAHLAISLERLDALCGRKCVRVGLSATQKPIEEIGRFLTGGSPCAIVESGSRRPLDVNVEVPRDELNAVASKEQRDETCDRVAELIREHRTTLVFVNTRRHVERVAHQLAERLGEDQVVAHHGSMSRTMRLAAEEKLKRGHVRCAVATASLELGIDVGAVDLVVQLESPRSFSIAVQRIGRASHHRTGVPKGRLFPATRDQLVECAALVRGIRRGNLEETSIPQWPLDVLAQQLVAMAACEDLAEDDAYALVRRAWPYRSLPRPEFDALIEMHAEGVARRAGRAQGARLHRDGVHHVVKARRGSRIAALTSGGAIPDTAQYAVVAEPEGITIGQVDEDWAVESMAGDIFLLGNQSWKIRRVEAGRVRVENAHGAPPSLPFWNGEAPGRTPELSEEVSRLREEIEPLLDEPSRAEEFLVRDCAVAQAGAEQIVRYLRAARAALGALPTQRTLIAERFFDESGGMQLVVHAPFGAKQNRAFGLALRKRFCRTFDFELQAAATDEGILLSMGPQNSFPLESIFEFLAPGTIDEILTQAALRAPMWGVRWRWNATRSLAVLRSRAGKKIPFNILRMRTDDLLAQVFPPQAQCQEHDTGVIEPPDHPLIRETLRDCLNEAMDIEGLRGLLQRMERGELRLLARDTAEPSPLSHEILNSAPYAYLDDAPLEERRSRAVQLRRTLDPGDAASLGALDAAAIAEVVSQAAPDLRSADELHDLLLTLVLLPATEAVAWQTWLEELRAAGRAVLCDGFWRASERSGAELLDAVRGWVGLTGPITAPELAHKLGVANVEAELALLENDGLVLRGRYRAGAVETEWCERTLLARIHRLTLGRLRREIEPVTTQDFLRFLFRWQHAQPGTQLHGTQGLAEIVGQLQGFQSAAASWESDVLPSRVARYDRALLDQLCFSGEIAWGRLACADESPRRAPPGRATPIAVVRREDLPWLLDATRGGCEPLGERARILLALLEQRGALFPHELRAQTGLSARELNEALWELVSGGRVTCDGFGALRGLLEGKAHAAAGRWSLLRPYESAQREPGWEDKLARQYLRRYGIVFRDLLTREPRCPPWRDLLQIYRRMEARGELRGGRFAQAFSGEQFALPEAVDAVRAVRKVPKAGDERVTVSACDPLNLVGVLTPGARVPAFPQNRVTFVDGVPEEGAALRTA from the coding sequence ATGCTCGAAGGCTTCCACCCCTCGGTGCGCACGTGGTTCGAGGCGCGCTTCGGCACACCGACGGAACCGCAGGCGCTGGGCTGGCCGCGGATCCAGAGTGGCGAGCACACGCTGATCGCCGCTCCGACCGGATCCGGCAAGACGCTCGCGGCTTTCCTCGCCTGCCTCGACGCGATGATCCGCGAGGGAGAATCGCTCCCCGGAGAGACGCAGGTGCTCTACGTCTCGCCGCTCAAGGCGCTCGCCAACGATGTGCGGATGAACCTGCTCGAGCCGCTGGCCGAGCTGCGGCGCCTGCCGGGCGTCCCGGAGATCCTGACCGCAGTCCGGACCGGAGATACCCCGCAGCCGGAACGGCAGGCAATGTTGCGGAAGCCCCCGCACGTCCTCGTCACGACGCCGGAGAGCTTCTATCTCTTGCTGACCAGCGCCGGTGGGCGCGAAGTCCTTCGAACCGTTCGCACGGTCATCGTCGACGAGATCCACGCGGTGGCGCGCGACAAGCGGGGTGCGCACCTGGCGATCTCCCTCGAGCGCCTCGACGCCCTATGTGGGCGCAAGTGCGTGCGGGTCGGACTCTCCGCGACCCAGAAACCCATCGAGGAGATCGGACGCTTCCTCACGGGCGGGTCCCCCTGCGCCATCGTGGAGAGCGGCTCGCGGCGGCCGCTCGACGTCAACGTCGAAGTGCCGCGCGACGAGCTGAACGCTGTCGCTTCCAAGGAGCAGCGGGACGAGACCTGCGATCGCGTCGCGGAGCTCATTCGCGAGCACCGGACGACGCTGGTCTTCGTCAACACGCGCCGGCACGTCGAGCGGGTGGCGCATCAGCTTGCCGAGCGCCTGGGCGAGGACCAGGTCGTTGCGCATCACGGCAGCATGTCGCGGACGATGCGGCTGGCGGCGGAGGAAAAACTCAAGCGCGGCCACGTCCGCTGCGCGGTTGCGACGGCCTCGCTCGAGCTCGGAATCGACGTCGGCGCCGTCGACCTGGTGGTGCAGCTCGAGTCGCCGCGCAGCTTCTCCATCGCGGTGCAGCGCATCGGCCGCGCCTCGCACCATCGCACGGGTGTCCCCAAGGGGCGCCTGTTTCCGGCGACGCGCGACCAGCTCGTCGAGTGCGCCGCGCTGGTGCGCGGGATCCGCCGCGGCAATCTCGAGGAAACCTCGATTCCGCAATGGCCCCTCGACGTGCTCGCCCAGCAGCTCGTGGCGATGGCGGCGTGCGAGGATCTCGCGGAGGACGACGCGTACGCGCTGGTCCGGCGAGCCTGGCCATACCGCTCGCTTCCACGGCCCGAATTCGATGCGCTGATCGAGATGCACGCCGAGGGTGTCGCGCGGCGAGCGGGCCGCGCCCAAGGCGCCCGGCTGCATCGCGACGGCGTCCATCACGTGGTCAAGGCGCGGCGCGGCTCGCGCATCGCGGCGCTCACCAGCGGCGGAGCGATCCCGGACACGGCGCAATACGCGGTGGTGGCGGAGCCCGAGGGAATCACCATCGGCCAGGTCGATGAGGACTGGGCCGTCGAGAGCATGGCCGGCGACATCTTCCTGCTCGGCAACCAGAGCTGGAAGATCCGGCGGGTCGAGGCGGGGCGGGTGCGGGTGGAGAACGCGCACGGCGCGCCTCCGTCGCTGCCGTTCTGGAACGGCGAGGCGCCGGGGCGCACTCCCGAGCTGTCGGAGGAAGTGTCGCGGCTGCGCGAGGAGATCGAGCCGCTCCTCGACGAGCCGTCCCGCGCCGAAGAATTCCTCGTTCGCGACTGCGCCGTTGCGCAGGCAGGCGCGGAACAGATCGTCCGGTATCTGCGCGCGGCCCGCGCAGCCCTGGGAGCGCTTCCTACCCAGCGCACGCTGATCGCGGAGCGGTTCTTCGACGAGTCCGGCGGCATGCAGCTGGTCGTGCACGCGCCGTTCGGGGCGAAGCAGAACCGCGCCTTCGGGCTGGCGCTGCGCAAGCGCTTCTGCAGGACCTTCGACTTCGAGCTCCAGGCCGCGGCGACCGACGAGGGGATCCTGCTCTCGATGGGACCGCAGAACAGTTTCCCGCTGGAGTCCATCTTCGAGTTCCTCGCTCCCGGCACCATCGACGAGATCCTCACGCAGGCGGCGCTCCGCGCGCCGATGTGGGGAGTTCGCTGGCGCTGGAACGCGACGCGTTCGCTCGCGGTGCTGCGGTCTCGCGCCGGCAAGAAGATCCCCTTCAACATCCTCCGCATGCGCACCGACGACCTGCTCGCGCAGGTCTTCCCCCCGCAGGCGCAGTGCCAGGAGCACGATACCGGCGTGATCGAGCCCCCCGATCACCCCCTGATCCGGGAGACGTTGCGCGACTGCCTCAACGAGGCGATGGACATCGAAGGTCTGCGCGGGTTGTTGCAGCGGATGGAGCGCGGCGAGCTGCGATTGCTCGCGCGCGACACGGCGGAGCCTTCGCCGCTCTCGCACGAGATCCTGAACTCGGCGCCGTACGCGTATCTCGACGATGCTCCGCTGGAGGAGCGGCGATCGCGGGCGGTGCAGCTCCGCCGCACGCTCGATCCCGGCGATGCCGCGTCCCTGGGAGCGCTCGATGCCGCGGCCATCGCGGAGGTGGTCTCTCAGGCCGCCCCGGATCTGCGGTCTGCCGACGAGCTGCACGATCTGCTGCTCACCCTGGTGCTGCTGCCCGCGACGGAAGCCGTGGCGTGGCAGACCTGGCTGGAGGAGCTGCGCGCAGCCGGTCGCGCGGTCCTGTGCGACGGATTCTGGCGCGCGAGCGAGCGCTCCGGCGCGGAGCTCCTCGACGCCGTCCGCGGCTGGGTGGGATTGACCGGACCCATTACCGCCCCCGAGCTGGCGCACAAGCTCGGGGTGGCGAACGTCGAGGCCGAGCTGGCGCTACTGGAGAACGACGGCCTCGTGCTGCGGGGGCGATACCGGGCCGGCGCCGTGGAAACCGAATGGTGCGAGCGGACGCTGCTCGCGCGCATCCACCGCCTCACCCTCGGACGGCTGCGGCGCGAGATCGAGCCGGTCACCACGCAGGATTTCCTGCGGTTCCTTTTCCGCTGGCAGCACGCGCAGCCGGGGACGCAGCTGCACGGAACGCAGGGCCTCGCGGAGATCGTCGGGCAGCTGCAGGGATTCCAGTCGGCGGCCGCTTCCTGGGAAAGCGACGTGCTGCCGTCGCGTGTCGCCCGCTACGACCGGGCCTTGCTTGATCAGCTCTGCTTCTCCGGCGAGATCGCTTGGGGCCGTCTCGCCTGCGCGGACGAGTCACCGCGCCGCGCTCCGCCCGGAAGGGCCACGCCCATCGCGGTGGTGCGGCGCGAGGACCTGCCGTGGCTTCTCGATGCCACCCGGGGCGGATGCGAACCGCTCGGCGAACGCGCCCGCATACTCCTGGCGCTGCTCGAGCAGCGAGGCGCGCTGTTCCCCCACGAGCTGCGGGCGCAGACGGGTCTCTCCGCGCGCGAGCTGAACGAGGCCCTTTGGGAGCTGGTCTCCGGGGGCCGCGTGACTTGCGACGGCTTCGGCGCCCTTCGTGGCCTTCTGGAAGGAAAGGCGCACGCCGCCGCAGGGCGCTGGTCGCTGCTCCGCCCGTACGAGAGCGCGCAGCGAGAGCCCGGGTGGGAGGACAAGCTCGCGCGGCAGTACCTGCGGCGGTACGGGATCGTCTTCCGCGATCTGCTGACCCGCGAGCCGCGCTGCCCGCCGTGGCGCGATCTTCTGCAGATCTATCGGAGGATGGAAGCGCGGGGAGAGCTGCGCGGCGGCCGGTTCGCGCAGGCCTTCTCGGGCGAGCAATTTGCCCTTCCCGAAGCGGTGGACGCGGTGCGCGCGGTGCGGAAGGTGCCCAAAGCGGGCGACGAGCGCGTGACCGTAAGCGCGTGCGATCCACTGAATCTGGTCGGGGTGCTGACGCCCGGCGCGCGCGTGCCGGCATTCCCTCAGAACCGCGTGACCTTCGTGGACGGCGTGCCGGAGGAGGGGGCAGCGCTGCGCACCGCCTGA
- a CDS encoding transcriptional regulator, with protein sequence MSEQDQTPVSEVGNGAPETAERKEPKVIKRYTNRKLYDTVESRYVTLDEIAHMIKGGAEVKIIDNRTKEDLTSVTLAQIIFEEEKKRSQMPLGVLREIIRHGGEAVAGFYAEKAGTIVGKLGELRTKTETIRDDIEQRVRGVTGMFRKEGESANPVKEAVDDLRGKVDTAVKSVVETFGGAASASEIEGLQKRIQELEKRIAELTKGP encoded by the coding sequence ATGAGCGAGCAGGATCAGACCCCAGTCTCGGAGGTCGGCAACGGCGCTCCTGAGACGGCCGAACGCAAAGAGCCCAAGGTCATCAAGCGCTATACCAATCGGAAGCTCTACGACACCGTGGAGAGCCGGTACGTCACGCTCGACGAAATCGCCCACATGATCAAGGGCGGCGCCGAAGTGAAGATCATCGACAACCGCACCAAGGAAGATCTCACTTCGGTGACGCTGGCCCAGATCATCTTCGAGGAAGAGAAGAAGCGCTCGCAGATGCCGCTCGGCGTCCTCCGCGAGATCATCCGACACGGCGGAGAGGCTGTTGCGGGGTTCTACGCAGAGAAGGCGGGAACCATCGTCGGCAAGCTCGGGGAGCTCCGCACGAAGACGGAGACGATCCGCGACGACATCGAGCAACGCGTCCGCGGCGTGACCGGCATGTTCCGCAAGGAAGGCGAAAGCGCGAACCCGGTCAAGGAAGCCGTCGATGACCTGCGCGGCAAGGTGGATACCGCGGTGAAGTCGGTGGTCGAAACGTTCGGCGGCGCCGCGTCCGCGTCCGAGATCGAGGGGCTGCAGAAGCGCATCCAGGAGCTGGAGAAGAGGATCGCCGAGCTGACGAAGGGTCCGTGA